One Xylanibacillus composti genomic region harbors:
- the ftsL gene encoding cell division protein FtsL: MHGNLAFKEKKEERARYKETREVVSRKVSLPAGEKLLYLFTIMLCMTVAGVVLWKYAQIYEVNTKLQQIEHEIKQLEKENSILKVETRKLQEPKRLIEQGRMMGLIPSTEDSIEQVSADVSYYAANKANVAANR, translated from the coding sequence ATGCATGGGAATTTAGCGTTCAAAGAGAAGAAAGAAGAACGGGCGCGCTATAAGGAAACCAGAGAAGTCGTGAGCCGCAAGGTTTCGCTGCCGGCTGGGGAGAAGCTGCTTTATCTGTTCACCATTATGCTGTGCATGACCGTAGCGGGGGTAGTGCTGTGGAAGTATGCCCAAATCTATGAAGTGAACACAAAGCTGCAGCAGATCGAGCACGAGATCAAGCAATTGGAGAAGGAAAACAGCATTTTGAAAGTAGAGACCCGGAAGCTGCAAGAGCCCAAGCGGTTGATTGAGCAAGGGAGGATGATGGGCTTGATCCCGTCTACCGAGGATTCGATCGAGCAGGTTTCGGCTGATGTCAGCTACTATGCCGCGAACAAAGCAAACGTGGCAGCAAATCGATAA